A region of Halalkaliarchaeum desulfuricum DNA encodes the following proteins:
- a CDS encoding metallophosphoesterase translates to MLTIVSDTHRTEGHGLRDRTLEAVREAELVIHAGDFNREPVLDAFEREASELQGVYGNTDDAAIRERLPEARNVEYAGIRFAVTHTRRGGETALALFGRERDADVVVFGHTHRPTFEAGGPVSLLNPGSHAQPRGNRAAHAELEVTCDALSGKLVTPDGEVFERFRIDPRG, encoded by the coding sequence ATGTTGACGATCGTTTCAGATACACACAGGACAGAGGGGCACGGACTCCGTGACCGGACGCTGGAGGCAGTCCGGGAGGCCGAGCTGGTGATTCACGCCGGCGACTTCAACCGGGAGCCGGTGCTGGACGCCTTCGAACGGGAAGCGAGCGAACTGCAGGGGGTGTACGGCAACACCGACGACGCCGCGATCCGGGAACGACTGCCGGAAGCTAGGAACGTCGAGTACGCCGGGATCAGGTTCGCAGTCACCCACACACGGCGCGGGGGCGAAACCGCGCTCGCGCTGTTCGGGCGGGAGCGGGACGCCGACGTCGTTGTCTTCGGTCACACCCACCGACCGACGTTCGAGGCCGGCGGGCCGGTGTCCCTCTTGAATCCAGGGAGCCACGCGCAGCCGCGGGGGAACCGGGCGGCCCACGCCGAACTCGAGGTGACGTGTGACGCGCTCTCGGGTAAGCTGGTGACCCCCGACGGCGAGGTGTTCGAGCGGTTCCGGATCGATCCACGCGGGTGA
- the pheS gene encoding phenylalanine--tRNA ligase subunit alpha — protein sequence MQLPQRQLAVLEAASATDERSIDAISEETGLKPETVTGAAFELEDDGLLDVVERTDERISLTDEGADYVDAGLPEVRLYRAAVGAGAADDPVSMGQAIGESGLEGGEVDIALANYARKGYGTVENGQISADPDTDPDADREAAALATLAESGDGAGLDVDVDPEVLDRLEERNLIDRIEHTVRTVTLTDEGVTAMMEGIEAAETVDRLTPEMLSSGEWRDVEFAEYNVEADAPEIHGGRKHVLRRTAERVKETLVGMGFQEMEGPHADAEFWINDCLFMPQDHPARTHWDQFALDVPPIQELPEELVADVKSAHLEGVDDDGDGYHSPWTEEVAREVDLRGHTTSLSMRYLSGYADATFGGDGEPQRVDFEPPQRYFSVEKVYRNDTLDATHLLEFFQIEGWVMAEDLSVRDLMGTFEEFYRQFGITDIQFKPHYNPYTEPSFELFGRHPVTDELIEIGNSGMFRREVLEPLGVECDVMAWGLALERLAMLTTGAEDIRDLHGTLTDVEFLRNAEVSY from the coding sequence ATGCAACTCCCCCAACGACAGCTCGCCGTTCTGGAGGCGGCGAGCGCGACCGACGAACGGAGCATCGACGCGATAAGCGAGGAGACGGGGCTGAAACCCGAGACTGTCACCGGCGCGGCGTTCGAACTCGAGGACGACGGGCTGCTAGACGTCGTCGAACGAACCGACGAACGAATCTCGCTCACCGACGAGGGAGCCGACTACGTCGACGCCGGCCTCCCGGAAGTGCGTCTCTACCGGGCCGCCGTCGGCGCCGGCGCGGCCGACGACCCGGTGTCGATGGGACAGGCCATCGGCGAAAGCGGGCTCGAAGGCGGAGAAGTCGACATCGCGCTGGCCAACTACGCCCGGAAGGGGTACGGCACGGTCGAAAACGGCCAGATCAGCGCCGACCCCGACACAGATCCCGACGCCGACAGGGAGGCTGCAGCGCTCGCGACGCTGGCCGAATCGGGTGATGGGGCCGGCCTGGACGTCGACGTCGATCCCGAGGTGCTCGATCGACTCGAAGAGCGAAACCTGATCGACCGTATCGAACACACCGTCCGGACGGTCACGCTCACCGACGAGGGCGTCACCGCCATGATGGAGGGGATCGAGGCCGCCGAAACCGTCGACCGACTCACTCCCGAGATGCTCTCCAGCGGCGAGTGGCGCGACGTCGAGTTCGCCGAGTACAACGTCGAGGCCGACGCCCCGGAGATTCACGGCGGACGAAAACACGTCCTCCGGCGCACCGCCGAACGCGTGAAGGAAACCCTCGTGGGGATGGGTTTTCAAGAGATGGAGGGGCCCCACGCCGACGCGGAGTTCTGGATCAACGACTGCCTGTTCATGCCCCAGGACCATCCCGCCCGGACCCACTGGGACCAGTTCGCACTGGACGTGCCGCCGATCCAGGAACTGCCCGAGGAACTGGTCGCAGACGTGAAATCGGCCCACCTGGAAGGAGTCGACGACGACGGCGACGGCTACCACTCGCCGTGGACCGAAGAGGTGGCCCGCGAGGTCGACCTCCGGGGTCACACGACGTCGCTTTCGATGCGGTACCTTTCCGGCTACGCCGACGCCACGTTCGGCGGCGACGGGGAACCACAGCGGGTCGACTTCGAGCCGCCACAGCGGTACTTCTCCGTCGAGAAGGTGTACCGCAACGATACCCTGGATGCGACCCATCTGCTGGAGTTCTTCCAGATCGAGGGGTGGGTGATGGCCGAGGACCTCTCCGTCCGTGACCTGATGGGAACCTTCGAGGAGTTCTACCGGCAGTTCGGCATCACCGACATTCAGTTCAAGCCGCACTACAACCCCTACACCGAGCCGTCCTTCGAGCTGTTCGGACGACACCCCGTCACCGACGAACTGATAGAGATCGGCAACAGCGGGATGTTCCGCCGGGAGGTGCTCGAACCTCTGGGCGTCGAGTGTGACGTGATGGCCTGGGGCCTCGCGCTGGAGCGGCTCGCGATGCTCACCACCGGCGCCGAGGACATCCGCGACCTCCACGGAACCTTGACCGACGTAGAATTCCTCCGGAACGCGGAGGTGAGTTACTGA
- the pheT gene encoding phenylalanine--tRNA ligase subunit beta, which produces MPVVDVDPDELRTLTGHDEKSDDELKRDLFDLGLEFEGETEGGEFQLEFAPDRLDRLSVEGVARSLRYQYGDDRGVHVPDTNDADWTIEVETSTPDQRPYVTGAVVRGVDLDDDALDSLIQLQEKLHATMGRKRAKGAIGIHDLAMLKGAPQREGASQSITYRGVDPDGDTFVPLDFDAEVTPGEVIEEHPTGREYADLVADYDRMPAIYDELGLFSFPPVINGRRTEVSTDSRELFVEMTGTDQWTIDHMLNIVCYALSARGATIEDVEVRYAEDAPDHAVPAEGRELLRPDFSVDTKSVTHDRIETVLGVEFEPEEVVDLFERSGLDATYTLGESVTYEVEIPPYRVDVLHPLDLVDDVGRAYGFNDLEPQYPDVATVGGRHDRARLEDAVRTQLVGLGFEDMLNFHMISGVENYDRMRIEPGTGDDGEATAVGESEGDGDDGTCDPVFGAGKPVTITEPYSEDYTQLRTWALPSLVMVLENNTHRSYPQDLAEVGFVAEYDERENTYVAESHHVAGVLARHDATYEDAKSRLAALTRDFGVDLETTPTEHPTFIPGRAASVVIDGESVGVIGELHPEVLVEHDLELPVAAFEFDLDALRS; this is translated from the coding sequence ATGCCCGTCGTCGACGTCGACCCCGACGAGCTGCGGACCCTCACGGGACACGACGAAAAAAGCGACGACGAGCTGAAGCGGGACCTGTTCGACCTGGGCCTGGAGTTTGAAGGCGAAACCGAAGGCGGGGAGTTTCAGCTGGAGTTCGCGCCCGACCGCCTCGACCGTCTCTCAGTAGAGGGTGTCGCCCGATCGCTTCGGTACCAGTACGGCGACGACCGCGGCGTGCACGTGCCCGACACCAACGACGCAGACTGGACGATCGAGGTCGAGACGTCGACACCCGACCAGCGTCCCTACGTCACCGGGGCGGTCGTCCGTGGCGTCGACCTCGACGACGACGCGCTCGATTCGCTCATCCAGCTGCAAGAGAAGCTCCACGCCACGATGGGCCGCAAGCGGGCGAAGGGCGCGATCGGGATCCACGACCTGGCGATGCTGAAAGGCGCACCGCAACGGGAGGGGGCGAGTCAGTCGATCACCTACCGGGGCGTCGACCCCGACGGCGACACGTTCGTCCCCCTCGACTTCGATGCCGAAGTCACCCCCGGTGAGGTGATCGAAGAACACCCGACCGGCCGGGAGTACGCGGATCTCGTCGCCGACTACGACCGGATGCCTGCCATCTACGACGAGCTCGGGCTGTTCTCGTTCCCGCCGGTGATCAACGGTCGCCGGACCGAGGTGAGCACCGACTCCAGGGAGCTGTTCGTCGAGATGACCGGCACCGACCAGTGGACGATCGACCACATGCTCAACATCGTCTGTTACGCGCTGTCGGCGCGGGGGGCGACGATCGAGGACGTCGAGGTGCGGTACGCCGAGGACGCCCCCGATCACGCCGTCCCAGCGGAGGGGCGGGAACTCCTCCGCCCGGACTTCAGCGTCGACACGAAGTCGGTCACCCACGACCGCATCGAGACGGTGCTGGGTGTCGAGTTCGAGCCCGAGGAGGTGGTGGACCTGTTCGAACGGTCCGGCCTGGATGCGACCTACACCCTCGGCGAGTCGGTTACCTACGAGGTGGAGATCCCGCCGTACCGGGTCGACGTGCTCCACCCGCTGGACCTCGTCGACGACGTCGGACGGGCGTACGGCTTCAACGATCTGGAGCCGCAGTACCCCGACGTCGCGACGGTGGGCGGTCGACACGACCGCGCCCGGCTCGAGGACGCCGTCCGGACGCAGCTGGTCGGGCTCGGCTTCGAGGACATGCTGAATTTCCACATGATCTCGGGGGTGGAGAACTACGACCGAATGCGAATCGAGCCCGGTACCGGGGACGACGGCGAGGCTACGGCTGTTGGCGAGAGCGAAGGCGACGGCGACGACGGGACCTGCGATCCCGTCTTCGGCGCCGGCAAGCCCGTCACCATCACCGAGCCGTACAGCGAGGACTACACGCAGCTGCGGACATGGGCGCTCCCGTCGCTGGTGATGGTACTGGAGAACAACACCCACCGGTCGTATCCCCAGGACCTCGCCGAGGTCGGCTTCGTCGCCGAGTACGACGAAAGGGAAAACACCTACGTGGCCGAGAGCCACCACGTCGCCGGCGTGCTCGCGCGCCACGACGCCACCTACGAGGACGCGAAGAGTCGCCTCGCAGCACTCACACGCGACTTCGGCGTCGACCTCGAGACGACCCCGACGGAACATCCGACGTTCATTCCGGGGCGGGCGGCGTCGGTCGTGATCGACGGCGAGAGCGTGGGCGTGATCGGGGAGCTACACCCGGAGGTACTGGTCGAACACGACCTCGAACTCCCGGTTGCCGCCTTCGAGTTCGACCTCGACGCGCTGCGGAGCTGA
- a CDS encoding PIN domain-containing protein: MPRALVDTTVLFAAAYRRDGAHDDALPIIRGIDTADLPEAVILDYVLAESLNGLTAHAGHDAAVDFLQRVEENTRFHIDSLTRDGFAVAKALFRQHESFSFVDAAIVAYMQTEGLGYLYAFDDDFDAAADVYRLDTPTNPYQPE; encoded by the coding sequence ATGCCGCGCGCACTTGTCGATACGACTGTGCTCTTTGCGGCGGCGTACCGCCGTGATGGGGCCCACGATGACGCACTCCCGATCATCAGGGGGATCGATACCGCTGACCTCCCGGAAGCGGTGATCCTCGATTACGTCCTCGCAGAGAGCTTAAATGGGTTAACTGCGCACGCGGGACACGATGCCGCTGTCGACTTTCTCCAACGGGTGGAAGAGAATACGCGATTCCACATCGATTCCCTGACCAGGGATGGGTTTGCCGTGGCAAAAGCGCTTTTTCGCCAACACGAATCCTTCTCGTTCGTCGATGCCGCGATCGTCGCGTATATGCAGACTGAGGGGCTTGGTTATCTCTACGCCTTTGACGACGATTTCGACGCTGCAGCGGATGTCTACCGTCTCGACACCCCAACGAACCCATATCAACCAGAGTGA
- the truA gene encoding tRNA pseudouridine(38-40) synthase TruA, translating to MRAFRIAYDGRPFHGFQRQPDVPTVEDTLFEALRELSVIDGDADKPPGYAAAGRTDAGVSAVAQTVAFEAPGWLTPRALNSELPGSVRAWAVADVSDGFHATHDAASRSYRYYLYAPGSTDGGGTTTADFDDDRARRALSRLSGIHDFHNLTPDERGTERDLDLSGVREGRFFVVDATAGGFPRAFLRRLATLVRSVATGAASIDRIDHVLGEEPLTGPEGIPPAPPEPLLLRTVEYPGVAFDVDPEAAVRTREAFAERRRQGAVLDRVAGDVIDRIRE from the coding sequence ATGCGCGCGTTTCGAATCGCCTACGACGGCCGGCCGTTTCACGGGTTCCAGCGTCAGCCGGACGTTCCAACCGTCGAGGACACTCTTTTTGAGGCCCTTCGAGAGCTGTCCGTCATCGATGGCGACGCGGACAAACCGCCGGGATACGCGGCTGCGGGCAGAACGGACGCGGGTGTCTCCGCCGTGGCACAGACCGTCGCCTTCGAGGCACCCGGCTGGCTGACTCCCCGGGCGCTCAACAGCGAACTCCCGGGGAGCGTCCGAGCCTGGGCGGTTGCCGACGTTTCCGACGGTTTTCACGCCACCCACGACGCCGCCTCGCGGTCGTACCGGTACTACCTGTACGCGCCGGGTTCGACGGACGGAGGCGGGACCACGACCGCCGACTTCGACGACGACCGCGCCCGGCGGGCGCTCTCGCGGCTCTCCGGAATCCACGACTTCCACAACCTCACGCCCGACGAGCGGGGCACCGAGCGCGACCTCGACCTTTCGGGTGTCCGAGAGGGGCGGTTCTTCGTCGTCGACGCCACCGCGGGCGGGTTCCCACGGGCGTTCCTGCGACGGCTGGCCACCCTCGTGCGGTCGGTTGCGACAGGGGCGGCGTCGATCGATCGAATCGACCACGTACTCGGCGAGGAACCGCTCACGGGACCCGAAGGGATCCCGCCGGCGCCTCCCGAACCGTTGTTGCTCCGGACTGTCGAGTACCCGGGTGTCGCGTTTGACGTTGATCCGGAGGCTGCTGTACGGACCCGGGAAGCGTTCGCCGAGCGGCGGCGGCAGGGTGCGGTGCTGGATCGGGTGGCCGGGGATGTGATCGACCGAATTCGAGAGTGA
- a CDS encoding AbrB/MazE/SpoVT family DNA-binding domain-containing protein: protein MSSERVDSESKVSGNQANIPARIRRELDIDDGDKLRWYIEDDGTLRVQLIQQRSGTFSDFDGYDGAEATEVRDHHDTWGVNVE, encoded by the coding sequence ATGAGTAGTGAGAGGGTTGATTCAGAAAGCAAGGTCTCCGGGAATCAGGCGAACATTCCCGCCCGAATCCGCCGAGAACTCGATATCGACGACGGCGACAAACTCCGCTGGTACATCGAGGACGACGGAACACTCCGTGTCCAGCTCATTCAACAGCGCAGCGGAACGTTCAGCGACTTCGACGGTTACGACGGTGCAGAGGCCACAGAAGTTCGAGACCACCACGACACGTGGGGCGTCAACGTCGAGTAG
- a CDS encoding replication factor C small subunit, translated as MSEGEAAPGREIWIEKYRPQTLSEIHGQEEIVERLESYIEQNDIPHLLFSGPAGVGKCVTGETPVVTGDGVRRIEDVVGDVDGEEDGFGDPDEGTTVATMTDRNEFEYVEPSHVFAQDVDELVRIRTRDGGEFRVTPEHRFRVLTHDGFEWVPAAELSADHRIARPLSLPTPEGHGSLPWHEEMDPDRTEVTLSATVADQHCLPETMPLAELHAATVGSDEWLPAVECIEYVNVHGHRSRPIVPPTEITPELARFVALTISEASIDGGRIKFYNTAEDLLSAFEATAQEVFEVETTRGIQKDVPYVRIGSRTLTHFLESTFDVFARAAGDSGIGSAILAADDASRAAFLRAMFDAEAHVDKQGGIELTQRVPEHITLVSYLLSTFGIPSRRKQVRKSATNGSGDERTYHTLYISGASALTTFRDHIGFTVQEKAARLAEHAEKKSNPNYDTIPVQTVLRELCRRLDIPVTDHLPKTLNPDSPGRERYCEVLDNVVDVAATRVENVQRALERLDELEPELAATAGVPARWVDARTELEPVNVRNELSETVGVRQDRLLEYADGRRTPYANRSLAALEGIDRSMEAAKLDYVQAELRECVDLIGAEYAEIVEDLSFGASDLTNLLRSEDHQIESLTRFETVAERLREIAVDRLSLETFELIDRAARIANADLYYDRIDSVERVKTEERVYDLTVPGTRNYVAGDVPTVVHNTTAATSIAREIYGDDWRGNFLELNASDERGIDVVRDRIKNFARSSFGGYDHRLIFLDEADSLCVPPGTGVVTGYPSAPEIKPIEEVSDDGEPIPSVDFETNEIQSDKGKLVDSGVADFFELELEDGRTILASLSHPFFVVDEDGRLVEKELRDLSPGDEIADFKDEVGVSRCEICNTWTVGRFCSVDCKNEGHSREMRGEKNPMYGTTWSDERRKKIVERLSDGRLAGENNPNYGGEFHGVHVLDMDEETVERFRETISEMRSGTPWEEWVVDADPDKVKEKIGESSAEWWENLDDDEREAIIQKGVEHRDYPVCDITGDNNPMRDPEIAQKVSEALKGHEPTGGNIRHSEDLGHLVRSDWEGDGDLPHHEHYEREEFEPALVTDGGLQAVQTVGISRIEYSHRGKAYNISMEGTPNFMLANGVLTHNTSDAQSALRRTMEQFSDNTRFILSCNYSSKIIDPIQSRCAVFRFSPLSDEAIAAQVREIAEAEDIQITDDGVDALVYAADGDMRRAINSLQAAATTGDVVDEQAVYAITATARPEVIESMVTDALAGDFTKARATLDTLLTETGMAGGDVIDQLHRSVWEFDLSDRETVRLMERIGETDYRIAEGANEKVQLESLLASLALHANGDQ; from the coding sequence ATGAGCGAGGGCGAGGCCGCGCCTGGCCGGGAGATATGGATCGAGAAGTACCGGCCACAGACGCTGTCCGAAATTCACGGCCAGGAGGAAATCGTCGAACGGCTGGAGAGTTACATCGAACAAAACGACATCCCCCACCTGCTCTTTTCGGGGCCGGCGGGCGTCGGGAAGTGTGTTACCGGCGAGACACCGGTGGTAACTGGAGACGGCGTTCGACGGATCGAGGATGTCGTCGGCGACGTAGACGGCGAAGAGGACGGCTTCGGCGACCCCGACGAGGGGACGACGGTCGCGACGATGACCGACCGCAACGAGTTCGAGTACGTCGAACCCTCACACGTGTTCGCGCAGGACGTCGACGAACTCGTCCGGATCCGCACGCGCGACGGCGGCGAATTCCGTGTGACTCCCGAACACCGGTTTCGTGTCCTGACCCACGACGGGTTCGAGTGGGTTCCGGCAGCCGAGCTGTCGGCGGACCACAGGATCGCCCGCCCCCTTTCGCTGCCGACGCCCGAGGGCCACGGGTCACTCCCCTGGCACGAGGAGATGGACCCGGATCGAACCGAGGTCACGCTTTCTGCCACAGTTGCGGATCAACACTGCCTCCCCGAGACGATGCCACTCGCGGAGCTTCACGCCGCAACCGTCGGTTCCGACGAGTGGCTGCCGGCAGTCGAGTGCATAGAGTACGTCAACGTCCACGGCCACCGATCCCGGCCGATCGTCCCGCCGACCGAAATCACGCCCGAACTTGCACGGTTCGTCGCCCTCACCATCAGCGAGGCGTCTATCGACGGCGGGAGAATCAAATTCTACAACACAGCCGAGGATCTGCTTTCCGCGTTCGAGGCCACTGCGCAGGAGGTCTTCGAGGTGGAGACGACGCGGGGCATCCAGAAGGACGTGCCGTACGTCCGGATCGGCTCTCGAACCCTCACACACTTCCTGGAGTCGACGTTCGATGTCTTCGCGCGTGCCGCCGGCGACTCCGGAATCGGTTCGGCGATCCTCGCGGCGGACGACGCCTCTCGGGCCGCGTTCCTGCGCGCGATGTTCGACGCCGAGGCACACGTCGACAAACAGGGCGGAATCGAACTCACGCAGCGTGTGCCCGAACATATCACTCTCGTATCGTACCTGCTCTCGACGTTCGGGATCCCCTCGCGGCGAAAGCAGGTGCGGAAATCCGCGACGAACGGGTCCGGCGACGAACGCACGTACCACACGCTGTATATCTCGGGCGCATCGGCGCTCACGACGTTCCGCGATCACATTGGCTTCACAGTCCAAGAGAAGGCGGCACGGCTGGCGGAGCATGCGGAAAAGAAGTCGAATCCGAACTACGACACCATCCCGGTACAGACCGTCCTTCGAGAACTGTGTCGTCGGCTGGACATCCCAGTGACTGACCACCTGCCGAAGACGCTGAACCCCGACTCACCCGGCCGGGAGCGCTACTGCGAGGTGCTCGACAACGTCGTCGACGTGGCCGCAACCCGCGTGGAGAACGTCCAGCGAGCACTCGAGCGACTCGACGAACTCGAGCCCGAACTCGCCGCGACCGCAGGGGTTCCGGCGAGATGGGTCGACGCCCGCACCGAACTCGAACCGGTGAACGTCAGAAACGAACTCTCCGAGACCGTCGGCGTCCGTCAGGATCGCCTCCTCGAATACGCGGACGGACGGCGGACGCCGTACGCGAACCGCTCGCTTGCGGCACTGGAGGGAATCGATCGCTCGATGGAGGCTGCAAAGTTGGACTACGTCCAGGCGGAACTTCGGGAGTGCGTCGACCTGATCGGCGCCGAATACGCCGAAATCGTCGAGGATCTCTCGTTCGGGGCGTCCGACCTCACGAACCTGCTCCGTTCGGAGGATCACCAGATCGAGTCGTTAACGCGGTTCGAAACGGTGGCCGAACGGCTTCGGGAAATCGCCGTCGACCGCCTCTCGCTGGAAACGTTCGAACTGATCGACCGGGCGGCACGGATCGCGAACGCCGACCTGTACTACGACCGGATCGATTCCGTCGAGCGAGTGAAAACAGAAGAACGAGTCTACGACCTCACCGTCCCCGGGACGCGAAATTACGTCGCCGGCGACGTGCCGACCGTCGTCCACAACACCACCGCAGCCACATCAATAGCCCGCGAAATCTACGGCGACGACTGGCGGGGGAACTTCCTCGAACTCAACGCCTCCGACGAGCGTGGTATCGACGTGGTTCGGGATCGGATCAAGAACTTCGCGCGCTCGTCGTTCGGCGGGTACGATCACCGGTTGATATTTCTCGACGAGGCAGACTCCTTGTGCGTGCCGCCAGGGACTGGAGTAGTCACCGGGTATCCATCGGCGCCGGAAATAAAGCCGATAGAGGAGGTGAGCGACGACGGTGAGCCGATCCCATCAGTCGATTTCGAAACCAACGAGATACAGTCAGACAAAGGAAAGCTGGTTGATTCCGGAGTTGCGGATTTCTTTGAACTCGAACTGGAGGACGGACGGACGATACTCGCAAGTTTGTCCCATCCGTTCTTTGTGGTTGATGAAGACGGGAGATTGGTCGAAAAGGAGCTACGTGATCTGTCTCCGGGTGACGAGATAGCAGATTTCAAAGACGAAGTTGGCGTTTCGAGGTGTGAAATCTGTAACACGTGGACTGTCGGTCGGTTCTGTTCCGTCGACTGCAAGAACGAGGGGCACAGTCGCGAAATGCGTGGCGAAAAGAATCCGATGTATGGGACAACGTGGTCGGACGAACGCCGAAAAAAGATCGTCGAGAGGCTCTCAGACGGACGATTGGCTGGCGAAAATAATCCGAACTACGGAGGAGAATTCCACGGCGTTCATGTCCTCGATATGGATGAGGAGACGGTCGAACGATTCCGCGAAACGATCAGCGAAATGCGATCCGGAACCCCGTGGGAGGAATGGGTCGTTGACGCCGATCCCGATAAAGTAAAAGAGAAAATCGGGGAGTCTTCGGCCGAATGGTGGGAAAACCTCGACGACGACGAAAGGGAAGCGATTATTCAGAAGGGCGTCGAGCACCGTGACTACCCTGTCTGTGACATCACCGGTGACAACAATCCAATGCGCGACCCGGAGATCGCACAGAAGGTTTCGGAAGCGTTGAAGGGCCACGAGCCGACGGGGGGCAACATCAGACACAGCGAAGATCTCGGACACTTGGTCCGATCCGATTGGGAGGGTGATGGTGATCTCCCCCACCACGAACACTACGAGCGAGAAGAATTCGAGCCAGCGCTCGTTACCGATGGTGGTCTACAGGCAGTTCAAACAGTAGGTATTAGTCGGATCGAATACAGCCACCGTGGAAAAGCCTACAACATTAGCATGGAGGGGACCCCGAACTTCATGCTGGCTAACGGGGTTTTGACCCACAACACCTCAGATGCCCAGTCAGCGCTTCGCCGGACGATGGAGCAGTTTTCGGACAACACCCGGTTTATCCTCTCGTGTAACTACTCCTCGAAGATCATCGACCCGATCCAGTCGCGGTGTGCGGTGTTCCGGTTTTCGCCGCTGTCGGACGAGGCGATCGCCGCGCAGGTGAGAGAGATCGCCGAGGCCGAGGACATCCAGATCACAGACGACGGCGTCGACGCCCTGGTGTACGCCGCCGACGGCGACATGCGCCGGGCGATAAACTCCCTGCAGGCGGCCGCAACCACCGGCGACGTCGTCGACGAGCAGGCGGTGTACGCGATCACCGCCACCGCCCGGCCAGAGGTGATCGAGTCGATGGTGACAGACGCGCTGGCGGGCGACTTCACCAAGGCCCGGGCGACCCTGGACACGCTGCTCACCGAGACCGGAATGGCCGGCGGCGACGTGATCGATCAGCTCCACCGGTCGGTCTGGGAGTTCGACCTCTCGGATCGAGAGACAGTCCGGCTGATGGAACGCATCGGCGAGACGGACTACCGCATCGCCGAGGGGGCAAACGAGAAGGTCCAACTGGAGTCGCTTTTGGCGTCGCTGGCGCTGCACGCAAACGGGGACCAGTAG
- the hisS gene encoding histidine--tRNA ligase, with translation MYDRLKGFRDFYPDEMGARREVFDTLEAVARQYGFREVGTPALERTQMYVDKSGEEIVDELYAFEDKGGRAVSLTPELTPTVARMVVAKGQELSKPIKWFSTRPFWRYEQVQQGRFREFYQTNVDIFGSSDPRADAEILAYAADALTALGLTGDDFEFRVSHRDILGGLVRELADDPAAVDTRAAIRAVDKRAKVERAEYLGLLVDAGLDESIAREFDDLIADGNLDAIAAVGDEEVAAAVENLQDVLAAVEDFGAREYCELSLTTARGLDYYTGVVFECFDSTGDVSRAVFGGGRYDDLIESFGGQPTPAVGVAPGHAPLQLLCERAGVWPEEAPSTDYYVLQVGDTETEAAQITRELRVLGHVVETDVAGRSFGAQLEYADGINAETVVIVGEQDLADDAVTIKDMKSGDQTQVSLDDFPPESGRPTYEDYE, from the coding sequence ATGTACGACCGCCTGAAAGGCTTTCGCGACTTCTATCCCGACGAGATGGGCGCTCGGCGGGAGGTGTTCGACACGCTCGAGGCCGTGGCAAGGCAGTACGGCTTCCGCGAGGTGGGGACGCCCGCACTCGAGCGCACCCAGATGTACGTCGACAAGTCCGGCGAGGAGATCGTCGATGAACTGTACGCGTTCGAGGACAAGGGCGGCCGAGCGGTATCGCTCACGCCCGAACTGACGCCGACGGTCGCCCGCATGGTCGTCGCGAAGGGTCAGGAGCTGTCCAAGCCGATCAAGTGGTTCTCCACGCGACCGTTCTGGCGGTACGAACAGGTCCAGCAGGGCCGGTTCAGGGAGTTCTACCAGACCAACGTCGACATCTTCGGCTCCTCGGACCCCCGGGCGGACGCGGAGATCCTCGCGTACGCAGCCGACGCGCTGACCGCGCTCGGTTTGACCGGCGACGACTTCGAGTTCCGCGTCTCTCACCGGGACATCCTCGGGGGACTCGTTCGCGAACTGGCCGACGATCCGGCAGCAGTCGACACCCGGGCGGCGATCCGCGCGGTCGACAAGCGCGCGAAAGTCGAGCGGGCGGAGTATCTCGGCCTGCTCGTCGACGCCGGACTGGACGAGTCCATCGCTCGCGAGTTCGACGACCTAATCGCCGACGGCAACCTCGATGCGATCGCCGCGGTCGGCGACGAGGAGGTTGCGGCCGCCGTCGAGAACCTGCAGGACGTCCTCGCGGCGGTCGAGGATTTCGGCGCCCGGGAGTACTGCGAGCTCTCGCTTACGACCGCCCGCGGGCTCGACTACTACACCGGCGTCGTCTTCGAGTGTTTCGACTCGACGGGCGACGTCTCCCGGGCGGTGTTCGGCGGCGGCCGGTACGACGACCTGATCGAGTCGTTCGGCGGCCAGCCCACCCCGGCGGTCGGCGTGGCGCCGGGGCACGCCCCCCTCCAGCTGCTGTGTGAGCGGGCGGGCGTCTGGCCCGAGGAAGCGCCCTCGACGGACTACTACGTCCTCCAGGTCGGCGACACCGAAACCGAGGCGGCGCAGATCACCCGCGAACTCCGGGTATTGGGTCACGTGGTCGAAACCGACGTCGCCGGGCGGAGCTTCGGCGCGCAACTGGAGTACGCCGACGGCATCAACGCCGAGACGGTCGTCATCGTCGGCGAGCAGGACCTCGCGGACGACGCCGTGACGATCAAGGACATGAAATCGGGCGACCAGACGCAGGTTTCCCTCGACGATTTCCCGCCCGAATCCGGGCGACCGACCTACGAGGACTACGAGTAG